GGCTTTCTTTTGACATATATGTCAGAAAGTTTTATCGGAGGATTTACCACGGCTGCTGGTATCCACATTGTGTCCAGTCAGGTGCCGAAAATGTTTGGTATAGAGGTGTCCGCACACACTGGGGCTGGAAAGCTTGTGAAGATGTATATAGAATTGTTCTCCAATCTAGAAAAGACTGTGGTTTCCGATGTTGTTATTACTGTGATATGTATAGCGGTGATACTTGTAGTGAAAGTTTGTGTTAATGATCGATTCAAAAAACGGATGAAGATTCCTATTCCAATTGATTTGATCGTAGTTGTGGTTTCTACGTTAATATCACATTTTGCAAAGTTTGAGGAAAATCTTGGTGTTGATATCATTGGTGATATTCCTTCTGGATTCCGACCTCCGGCCGTCCCATCTTTAGATATAGCTCCAAGAATTCTAGTCGATTGCTTTGTCATGGCTATTCTTACTCTGATGCTGACTATATCATTGGCTAAATTAACTGCAAAAACTCACAATCAACGTATAAATGACAACCAGGAAATGATGGCATACGGGTTAACTAATATTCTTTCGTCTTTCTTCTCTTGTTTCCCACAGTCGGCCACCCCAAGCAGAACAATGTTAGACAGTGATCTAGGTGCTGAGACAACTCTGAATTCTATACCAACAATTGTGTTCATGCTTCTTGTTGTTTTATGGATCGGGCAATTATTTCATTCGTTACCGATGTCAGTATTAGCGGCAATGATTACCGTTGCtatgaaaaacttgattttacAATTCGGTGATCTGCCAAAGATATGGCGAAtaaacaaattagatttttttatttggatAATTTCGTGCTTTGTCTCTGTGCTTGTAAATCTGGACTATGGTATAATCGCAGGAATAGCATTTTCTATAACTTCCGTCGTTATTCAGCATCAAGTGTCATCAGGTATTCTAATTGGTCAAGCAGgaaatgaaaatgtgtttttAGATTTCGAGAAAAGGAAAAATGTACGAGACCATGAGAGCATTAAGATATTTCGGTTTCAAGCACCGTTATATTTTGCAAATGCAGGACAATTTAAATCACAAATAAACAGAAAAGTGATAGAtccaatgaaattgaaaaaaatatcaaagaacaaGACCGATGCTATGGAAATGGGAAATGGTCAATCTAATGAAAACAGCAAATTATCAGAAAATATTGAAAACGGTATAGACTCAAAAAAGCTGGTCCAAAGTACAATACATTATATCATTTTAGATTGCCAGATGATATCTCATATTGATCTCTCAGGAATAAGCATGCTTTCTCAGGTTATTAAGGAGTACAAATctgttgaaattgaaatatttttaacaaactgCTCATCAGCGTTTCTCGATACTTTGACATCAGCAGGAGTTTTCGAGAATTTTCCATCAGAATCTGTATTCTATGGCATTTCAGATGCATTACACTTTATTCAAAAATCTAAAGAATCCGAGAGAGCGGAAGCATAGAAAAGTTTACATTTCCATTCATAGAaagatttaataaaaactttCTAGTTGATATCATCCTCAAACACGTATGGGACATCCATCATCCCTTAATTATACGTTTGACGGTTAAACAAAATATAGTATACGTGTGAGAAACATTTTCTTCG
This genomic window from Mytilus galloprovincialis chromosome 9, xbMytGall1.hap1.1, whole genome shotgun sequence contains:
- the LOC143045655 gene encoding prestin-like yields the protein MNELHLSRRIYTKDKLDSLFEVQETPKESLLTRLRKQCFCSKRRMWKFFTSIFPIIKIVKGYKKDYILGDLIAGLTVSFMHLPQGLAFSVLAGLPAVFGLYTTFFPLLFYTFFGTSPYVAFATNAVIALIVQKIVLSEAVLFKSTLPDPASNTTLFINMSDINNNSLNLVISEYDIIANKASTAMAASLLVGIILTTLGLLRLGFLLTYMSESFIGGFTTAAGIHIVSSQVPKMFGIEVSAHTGAGKLVKMYIELFSNLEKTVVSDVVITVICIAVILVVKVCVNDRFKKRMKIPIPIDLIVVVVSTLISHFAKFEENLGVDIIGDIPSGFRPPAVPSLDIAPRILVDCFVMAILTLMLTISLAKLTAKTHNQRINDNQEMMAYGLTNILSSFFSCFPQSATPSRTMLDSDLGAETTLNSIPTIVFMLLVVLWIGQLFHSLPMSVLAAMITVAMKNLILQFGDLPKIWRINKLDFFIWIISCFVSVLVNLDYGIIAGIAFSITSVVIQHQVSSGILIGQAGNENVFLDFEKRKNVRDHESIKIFRFQAPLYFANAGQFKSQINRKVIDPMKLKKISKNKTDAMEMGNGQSNENSKLSENIENGIDSKKLVQSTIHYIILDCQMISHIDLSGISMLSQVIKEYKSVEIEIFLTNCSSAFLDTLTSAGVFENFPSESVFYGISDALHFIQKSKESERAEA